One region of Candidatus Micrarchaeum acidiphilum ARMAN-2 genomic DNA includes:
- a CDS encoding pyrimidine dimer DNA glycosylase, with protein sequence MLHYSARRLINFKYIETSRHTMRIWSIKLEWLDSIGLVALWRESLLARAVLEGKTVGYVNHPQLERFKGSKNPLASIETYLYRVLEEAKRRRFGFDSEKIRYSIVDKGIKIPVSQGQLDYELEPLKFKLKNRSQEYYNRIADIKKGVPNQIFFSHPGKIESWEKVKALGG encoded by the coding sequence ATGCTGCATTACAGTGCGCGAAGGTTAATAAATTTTAAGTACATTGAGACAAGCCGACACACAATGAGAATCTGGTCAATAAAACTTGAGTGGCTCGACAGCATAGGCCTGGTGGCGCTTTGGAGGGAATCTCTATTAGCGAGGGCCGTCCTTGAAGGAAAGACAGTGGGCTATGTAAACCATCCACAGCTTGAAAGATTTAAAGGCAGCAAGAATCCCTTGGCATCGATAGAAACCTACCTATACCGCGTGCTTGAGGAGGCAAAAAGGCGGAGATTTGGCTTTGATTCCGAAAAGATAAGATATAGCATAGTTGATAAAGGCATCAAAATTCCTGTATCGCAAGGGCAGCTTGACTATGAACTGGAGCCCCTAAAGTTTAAGCTAAAGAACCGCTCGCAGGAATATTACAACAGGATAGCGGATATAAAAAAGGGCGTGCCTAACCAGATTTTCTTTTCACATCCTGGAAAAATAGAATCGTGGGAGAAAGTTAAAGCATTAGGAGGGTAA
- a CDS encoding oxidoreductase FAD/NAD(P)-binding domain protein yields the protein MADKVYPLSSKVYYITESDTETPEVQIVRMKAKDGTALDFDAGMFAMISGIEKGTGKQLVARAYSIASEPKAEYLEFYIVKEHDGHKSYFTVTKPGDEYLVKGPYGQFKFVPEQESKVLFIAGGTGLAPFMSMLRHIKLIKSNTDAILLYSVKFPTEIIRKSELEALESEIGMKMIVTVTRPQQGDGWTGQTGHINADMIKNYVADLQERTVYICGPLAFVKAVKDALAALGVPNEKVKADVWG from the coding sequence ATGGCAGATAAAGTTTACCCGTTGAGCTCTAAAGTGTACTATATAACAGAAAGCGATACCGAGACGCCGGAAGTGCAGATCGTGCGCATGAAGGCAAAGGACGGTACAGCGCTGGATTTTGACGCCGGCATGTTCGCCATGATATCGGGAATTGAAAAAGGCACGGGCAAGCAGCTTGTGGCGCGCGCGTATTCCATAGCGTCCGAGCCCAAAGCCGAGTACCTGGAATTTTACATAGTAAAGGAGCACGACGGACACAAGTCCTACTTTACGGTAACAAAGCCCGGCGACGAGTACCTGGTCAAGGGCCCCTACGGGCAGTTCAAGTTCGTGCCGGAGCAGGAGAGCAAGGTCCTGTTCATAGCCGGGGGCACGGGCCTGGCGCCGTTCATGTCAATGCTCAGGCACATCAAACTGATAAAATCTAACACGGACGCCATACTGCTTTACAGCGTAAAATTCCCTACAGAGATAATAAGGAAAAGCGAGCTCGAGGCTCTCGAGAGCGAAATAGGCATGAAGATGATCGTCACTGTAACAAGGCCCCAGCAGGGCGACGGATGGACCGGCCAGACCGGCCACATAAATGCTGATATGATAAAGAATTACGTTGCCGACCTGCAGGAAAGGACTGTCTACATCTGCGGACCGCTTGCATTTGTCAAGGCGGTAAAGGACGCGCTTGCTGCGCTCGGAGTTCCAAACGAAAAGGTAAAGGCGGACGTGTGGGGCTAA
- a CDS encoding Transketolase central region: protein MNVNMVGAINNAIELCMNENKDMVLLGEDIAKDGGVFRVTDGLLQKFGEDRVIDTPLAESSIIGASIGMALAGMHPVPEIQFAGFMFLGFSQLINHAARYRARTRSSMKVPMIVRTPVSGGIRTLEHHSESPEAFYAHVGGLIVVEPSNPYDAKGLFMKAAHLDDPVLFFEPTKLYRLFKQEIPEGPYEVEIGKANMVNSGDKLTIITYGTMVSEVMDVVNERKLSADVIDLRTINPLDEKTILESVKKTKRAMIVHEAPLSFGVGAEIAARISEKAMYDLDAPILRVASDSFPYPFPGNEQHYIPNKKKISSYIDKLLSF, encoded by the coding sequence ATGAACGTCAATATGGTGGGCGCTATAAACAATGCCATTGAACTGTGCATGAACGAGAACAAGGACATGGTCCTGCTCGGAGAGGACATTGCAAAGGACGGCGGGGTGTTCAGGGTAACTGACGGCCTGCTGCAAAAATTTGGCGAAGACAGAGTGATAGACACGCCGCTTGCGGAATCAAGCATAATAGGCGCATCGATAGGCATGGCCCTTGCAGGAATGCACCCGGTGCCAGAAATACAGTTCGCTGGATTCATGTTTTTGGGATTCAGTCAGCTGATAAACCATGCCGCAAGGTACAGGGCAAGGACAAGGTCTTCTATGAAGGTGCCCATGATTGTGAGGACCCCGGTAAGCGGCGGGATAAGGACATTGGAGCACCATTCCGAGAGCCCGGAGGCCTTCTACGCCCACGTAGGAGGGCTTATCGTGGTAGAGCCTTCGAACCCGTATGACGCCAAGGGCCTTTTCATGAAGGCCGCGCATCTTGACGATCCGGTGCTGTTTTTTGAGCCCACAAAGCTCTATAGGCTTTTCAAGCAGGAGATTCCTGAAGGCCCATACGAAGTAGAGATAGGCAAGGCAAACATGGTAAACAGCGGTGACAAGCTTACGATAATCACATATGGGACCATGGTCAGCGAGGTAATGGACGTGGTAAACGAGAGAAAGCTGTCTGCAGACGTGATAGACCTGCGCACGATAAACCCGCTCGACGAAAAGACCATACTCGAAAGCGTAAAGAAGACGAAAAGGGCCATGATAGTGCACGAAGCGCCGCTGAGCTTTGGAGTCGGGGCCGAGATAGCCGCGCGCATATCCGAGAAAGCCATGTACGACCTTGACGCCCCTATACTCAGGGTCGCCTCGGACAGCTTTCCATATCCGTTCCCGGGCAACGAACAGCATTATATACCTAACAAGAAAAAGATATCAAGCTATATTGACAAGCTGCTTTCTTTTTAG
- a CDS encoding pyruvate dehydrogenase (acetyl-transferring) E1 component, alpha subunit, with translation MIKEAFTGKIYYMQVMDEEGNVDLSLMPKELDDKALLNMYMLMSKARSLDAKLLSLQRQGRALTYAPLVGEEATQIGSALALRKEDFVVPNFRQHAVYMTIGVPIEKFMEYWKGYEEGDVMPEGVNATPVIVPVSTQMPHAAGIAYAYKYKKKDGAVLTYVGDGGTSEGDFYEAINFAGVFKAPLVAIIENNQWAISVPRSRQSAAQTLAQKAIAAGIKGLQVDGNDVIAVYKATREALENAKDGPTLIECITYRLSMHTTADDPEKYRDDSEVEKWKARDPILRLRKYLEKKGLWDDAKEKEMSDRQSKEIDEGVAAAEAFKPDPKAMFENIYSFMPQVLKDEEDEALAAGFWEGK, from the coding sequence ATGATAAAGGAAGCCTTCACTGGTAAAATATATTACATGCAGGTGATGGATGAGGAGGGCAACGTCGACCTTTCGCTGATGCCGAAGGAACTCGATGACAAAGCACTTCTGAACATGTACATGCTAATGAGCAAGGCGCGCAGCCTTGACGCTAAGCTGCTCAGCCTGCAGAGGCAGGGCAGGGCCCTTACCTATGCGCCGCTTGTCGGCGAGGAAGCCACGCAGATAGGATCAGCCCTCGCATTGCGAAAAGAGGATTTCGTCGTCCCTAACTTCAGGCAGCATGCAGTATACATGACGATTGGCGTTCCAATAGAGAAATTTATGGAGTACTGGAAGGGTTATGAGGAGGGCGATGTAATGCCAGAGGGAGTAAACGCCACTCCAGTCATCGTACCTGTAAGCACGCAGATGCCGCATGCGGCAGGCATCGCCTATGCATACAAATACAAGAAGAAAGATGGCGCCGTGCTCACATATGTGGGTGACGGAGGCACCTCCGAAGGAGATTTTTATGAGGCCATAAACTTTGCCGGAGTGTTCAAGGCTCCCCTTGTTGCCATAATAGAGAACAACCAGTGGGCGATATCTGTGCCAAGGTCCAGACAGAGCGCGGCGCAGACTCTGGCGCAGAAGGCTATTGCCGCAGGCATAAAAGGGCTGCAGGTTGACGGCAACGACGTGATTGCGGTATACAAAGCCACCAGGGAGGCGCTTGAAAATGCAAAGGACGGTCCGACATTGATAGAATGCATAACCTACAGGCTAAGCATGCACACGACAGCAGACGACCCCGAAAAGTACAGGGATGACAGCGAAGTCGAGAAATGGAAAGCCAGGGACCCGATACTCAGGCTGAGGAAATACCTTGAGAAAAAAGGCTTGTGGGACGACGCAAAGGAAAAGGAGATGAGCGACAGGCAGTCTAAGGAGATAGACGAGGGCGTGGCCGCGGCGGAAGCGTTCAAGCCGGATCCCAAGGCAATGTTCGAGAATATATACAGCTTCATGCCTCAAGTGCTCAAGGACGAGGAGGACGAAGCCCTGGCAGCAGGGTTCTGGGAAGGGAAGTAG
- a CDS encoding dihydrolipoamide dehydrogenase, translating to MVMGSLPERVDLAVVGGGVGGYVAAIRGAELGMSVAIVEKEKMGGHCLNYACIPSKTLIHISDILEEIKGSAKFGISVEGARIDPKIMYNWRMGVSEKLEKGVEFLCKAHKIEVIKGNASFASSTQIQVSNGVSFDFKNAVIATGSEPAKLGGFDFDGKTVIDYKKALMLDYIPHTMAIIGAGYVAVELGMLYAKMGTKVDIVARSDILSRFDQDAVALVKKRMEALGIKIHRGVLPTALEGNTVKLSDNSEIESELIVVAVGLSPFTYGLGLENTKVKLDEKGFVKVGADLRTDDTNILAIGDVIGEPMLAHKAIRQGVVAAEIASGQATRYENKVVPAVVFSTPEIAIAGSVAQTKDVKVTKFPLSALGRAIALDTEDGFVKIAYDEEGVVKGVEIVSQDANAMISEAALAIEMGATIEDIADTIHPHPTYSEAVQEAAEAAFGKPVHFFYG from the coding sequence ATGGTAATGGGCTCGCTTCCAGAACGGGTTGACCTGGCAGTTGTGGGAGGAGGAGTAGGAGGATATGTGGCAGCTATACGGGGAGCCGAACTTGGGATGAGCGTCGCGATAGTCGAAAAGGAGAAAATGGGCGGGCACTGCCTTAACTATGCGTGCATACCGTCAAAGACCCTCATACACATCTCTGACATACTGGAAGAGATAAAGGGTTCTGCCAAGTTCGGTATATCTGTGGAAGGCGCAAGGATAGACCCGAAAATCATGTATAACTGGCGCATGGGAGTTTCGGAAAAGCTCGAAAAGGGCGTCGAATTCCTGTGCAAGGCGCACAAGATAGAGGTGATAAAGGGCAATGCGTCGTTTGCCTCGAGCACCCAAATACAGGTAAGCAACGGCGTTTCGTTCGATTTCAAGAACGCGGTAATAGCCACGGGCTCGGAGCCGGCAAAACTGGGCGGATTTGATTTCGACGGGAAAACGGTAATAGACTACAAGAAGGCGCTAATGCTCGATTACATACCGCACACAATGGCAATAATAGGCGCGGGCTACGTTGCTGTAGAGTTGGGCATGCTATACGCCAAGATGGGCACAAAGGTTGACATAGTCGCAAGGTCTGATATTTTGTCAAGATTCGACCAGGATGCGGTGGCTCTGGTCAAGAAACGGATGGAAGCGCTCGGCATAAAGATTCACAGGGGCGTGCTTCCAACAGCATTGGAAGGAAACACGGTAAAGCTGAGCGACAATTCCGAGATCGAATCCGAGCTTATAGTGGTGGCAGTGGGCCTCTCCCCGTTTACCTACGGCCTTGGGCTGGAGAATACGAAGGTAAAGCTTGATGAAAAGGGTTTTGTGAAAGTCGGCGCGGACCTGAGAACTGACGACACGAACATTCTGGCCATAGGCGACGTGATAGGCGAGCCCATGCTTGCCCATAAGGCGATACGGCAGGGTGTCGTGGCTGCAGAAATAGCATCGGGGCAGGCCACGCGATACGAGAACAAGGTGGTGCCTGCAGTTGTATTTTCAACCCCGGAGATAGCCATAGCCGGAAGCGTGGCGCAGACCAAGGATGTAAAGGTTACTAAATTCCCGCTGTCTGCCCTGGGCAGGGCCATCGCTCTCGACACCGAGGACGGATTTGTTAAGATTGCATACGACGAAGAGGGTGTGGTGAAGGGGGTTGAAATCGTATCGCAGGACGCGAATGCAATGATATCCGAGGCGGCGCTGGCCATAGAGATGGGCGCCACCATAGAGGACATAGCAGACACGATACACCCGCATCCCACGTACAGCGAAGCGGTGCAGGAGGCCGCCGAGGCGGCTTTCGGAAAGCCGGTGCATTTCTTTTACGGTTGA
- a CDS encoding putative circadian clock protein, KaiC, producing MGGEQLNRVKTNIDGLDDMLYGGIPEGNQIIVAGGPGTGKSLMSFEFLYRKAKEGVNSAFIALEEKPDMLIRNVKSAFDFEDLDKLIKSEKLIIGGESTATRLAAEGNSGSYSFGTVVSDMESIIKSNNAKCVVIDSLSLLKLIFEDNTEYRRSIVSLLADLRRMGVTSIVTVEMEQSDRDSLKFGTEFFVFDGIIIFYEMGEENKRMLTSEIVKMRGTDHSWALVPYEISREGFKFYTV from the coding sequence ATGGGCGGCGAGCAATTGAACAGGGTAAAGACAAACATAGACGGCCTAGACGACATGCTTTATGGAGGCATACCTGAAGGCAACCAGATAATAGTTGCGGGCGGACCTGGAACTGGAAAGTCCCTGATGTCGTTCGAGTTCCTGTATCGCAAGGCAAAGGAAGGCGTCAACAGCGCGTTCATAGCCCTGGAGGAGAAGCCCGACATGCTTATCAGGAACGTGAAATCTGCTTTCGACTTCGAGGACCTTGACAAGCTCATCAAGAGCGAAAAGCTGATAATCGGGGGCGAGAGCACTGCAACGCGCCTCGCCGCAGAGGGGAACAGCGGCTCGTATTCGTTCGGAACTGTGGTAAGCGACATGGAAAGCATAATAAAATCTAACAACGCCAAATGCGTGGTGATTGACTCTCTTTCACTGCTGAAGCTCATATTTGAGGACAACACAGAATACAGAAGGTCCATAGTTTCACTGCTCGCAGATCTGAGAAGGATGGGCGTGACCTCGATAGTGACTGTTGAGATGGAGCAATCAGACAGGGATTCCCTGAAATTCGGAACCGAGTTTTTCGTCTTCGACGGCATAATAATATTTTACGAGATGGGAGAGGAGAACAAGCGGATGCTCACTTCCGAAATCGTCAAAATGAGAGGCACAGACCACAGCTGGGCCCTTGTGCCGTACGAGATATCTAGGGAAGGTTTCAAATTTTACACTGTTTGA
- a CDS encoding transcriptional regulator, AsnC family, producing MDAIDEDIIYAIDSGSIRYSRIAKKLGIPLSTVHFRVKRLERDGIIKGYRGDIDWRKAGLGLNAFVFINIDVSLLKRIGKTQDKLLKELLSIKYVREGYVVTGDSDILLRVMAKDTAHFKEILLNHIDTKEGIVKTDTIMILE from the coding sequence ATGGATGCAATTGACGAGGACATAATATATGCCATAGATTCCGGCAGCATAAGATATTCTCGGATAGCGAAAAAACTGGGCATCCCGCTTTCTACTGTTCATTTCAGGGTAAAGAGGCTTGAGAGGGACGGCATAATAAAGGGTTACAGGGGCGATATAGACTGGAGGAAGGCCGGCCTGGGCCTCAATGCATTCGTATTTATAAATATAGATGTGAGCCTGCTGAAGCGGATAGGAAAGACGCAGGACAAGCTTCTCAAGGAGCTGCTCTCCATCAAGTATGTAAGGGAGGGATATGTGGTAACCGGCGACTCAGACATACTGCTCAGGGTCATGGCGAAGGACACTGCGCATTTCAAGGAAATCCTTCTTAACCACATAGACACGAAGGAGGGCATCGTAAAGACCGATACCATAATGATTTTGGAGTAG
- a CDS encoding transcriptional regulator, XRE family: MDELEEKIAGEITLSDSPGSVMKKWRELFGITQADLAKVIKISSSTISDYESNRRLSPGVGVIRRFVEALFKIDSNSGGSVRQSLSKFVGENKEESLPYYVHDFTSPLSGIDLNRIVEGKVIANPNYLDSINLFGYTKIDSLRVILEMSPPEYPKLFGSTTERVFIFEHVSTGRSPMVVIRVAPIKPKVVLVHNVTTIDKLAVKIAQIEKIPLLTTKLSIDEIESRLKKI; this comes from the coding sequence ATGGATGAACTAGAAGAGAAGATTGCAGGCGAGATAACTCTTTCTGACAGTCCCGGCAGCGTCATGAAGAAGTGGCGTGAACTTTTCGGGATAACCCAGGCCGACCTTGCAAAGGTAATAAAAATATCATCTTCAACCATAAGCGACTACGAGAGCAACAGGCGTCTCAGCCCGGGCGTTGGCGTGATAAGGCGCTTTGTAGAAGCCCTGTTCAAGATAGACAGCAACTCGGGCGGCTCGGTGCGCCAAAGCCTGTCAAAGTTCGTCGGGGAAAACAAGGAGGAGTCCCTCCCATACTATGTACACGATTTCACATCCCCGCTAAGCGGCATAGACCTGAACAGGATAGTGGAAGGCAAGGTCATAGCGAACCCAAACTACTTGGACTCCATAAACCTGTTCGGCTACACAAAGATAGACAGCCTGCGCGTAATACTGGAGATGTCGCCTCCCGAGTATCCAAAGCTTTTCGGCTCTACAACAGAGCGCGTTTTCATATTCGAGCATGTCTCCACAGGCAGGTCTCCGATGGTTGTAATAAGGGTTGCGCCGATAAAGCCAAAAGTTGTTTTGGTGCATAATGTGACTACCATAGACAAGCTTGCGGTAAAGATAGCGCAGATAGAAAAGATACCGCTGCTTACAACCAAGCTTTCGATAGATGAAATTGAGAGCAGGCTCAAAAAGATATAG
- a CDS encoding triacylglycerol lipase related protein, translated as MNYEKDFEQFYTDTSFGRIHGMVHRGEGKPVVFLHGLGASARAWKKLVEFLPSDFYACLVDLVGHGLSDAPDIRYTVDMQSRMLAELFSGLGIGNPYLFGNSYGGWIAAYYASSNSGYRGLILEDSAGVFPDDAADRNHREAAVESMRKYIMESANIDVVEQILRNSAEEKSAWLTKERLSKISKRTMILWGGEDKILDKKFAYVLGEGIPGSIVHIVDGAGHVPHYTNPGEVAELLLNFISYK; from the coding sequence ATGAACTACGAAAAGGACTTCGAACAATTCTACACGGATACCTCCTTTGGAAGGATACACGGCATGGTGCACAGGGGAGAGGGAAAGCCGGTTGTGTTTCTGCACGGACTCGGCGCGTCGGCCAGGGCATGGAAGAAGCTCGTCGAGTTCCTGCCATCCGACTTTTATGCATGCCTTGTAGACCTTGTCGGCCACGGGCTTTCAGACGCCCCGGATATCAGGTACACGGTTGACATGCAGTCGCGCATGTTAGCAGAGCTTTTTTCCGGGCTAGGCATAGGCAACCCGTACCTTTTCGGAAATTCCTACGGGGGCTGGATAGCGGCCTATTACGCCTCGTCGAATTCGGGGTACAGGGGCCTTATACTTGAGGATTCGGCAGGAGTGTTTCCGGACGATGCGGCCGATAGAAATCACAGGGAAGCGGCGGTTGAAAGCATGCGCAAGTACATAATGGAATCCGCAAATATAGACGTAGTCGAACAGATACTCAGGAACAGTGCAGAGGAGAAAAGCGCTTGGTTGACTAAGGAAAGGCTCTCCAAGATCTCGAAAAGAACAATGATACTGTGGGGTGGCGAAGACAAGATATTGGACAAGAAGTTCGCATACGTGTTGGGAGAGGGCATACCAGGCAGCATTGTGCATATAGTTGACGGTGCAGGCCACGTGCCGCACTACACTAATCCCGGCGAGGTTGCCGAGCTTCTGCTGAATTTTATAAGTTATAAATAA
- a CDS encoding phosphoesterase RecJ domain protein yields the protein MKAVVTSIKTSGFGNRSILYNIIDENGIPHCAESAYKFLPFEIVEAEEAGSAVEIRDGKSYGTADRKRYSEFVDRAVANIMALGPAQPSAFGKAELRRAVDSMRDSLAAAARKFCTALATGTPVMVRFHGDGDGASGAVAIYRAVEQVASSNGMGNAWKSCIFWRINKGIAYTSSDLHSDMLIFDAYDCTEKPLVMIIDFGTSEESKDAIVSAQGKVDLVWIDHHPIYDGFPADLIGNYVNPWAYGFDSNTTAGFLACEMAETISGIDAALLKGASLSSDHSAYADSSKEFVDAGIVIDAITLNETHGYERSNVTPKYIDSILNSRQRFEEVLHSASGQLDEAIGIAMKKLKRYAGTGGLEIFAFNYEHVAKLEFEYLKPGKFGTKLYDRIESEYGHNTLLALYYRNYIILRVSRLVSKEVGLLKIIGDLRELTDYVIDGGGHNEAASIRVLQGEARQVLNLLLGSLGYKPG from the coding sequence ATGAAGGCAGTTGTCACATCGATAAAGACGAGCGGATTCGGCAATAGGAGCATACTTTACAATATAATAGATGAAAACGGCATTCCGCACTGCGCAGAATCGGCATACAAGTTTTTGCCTTTTGAGATAGTCGAAGCAGAAGAAGCAGGCAGTGCGGTTGAAATCAGGGACGGCAAATCGTACGGCACTGCGGACAGAAAGCGTTACTCTGAGTTTGTGGACAGGGCGGTGGCAAATATAATGGCTCTTGGACCGGCACAACCAAGCGCCTTCGGAAAGGCGGAATTACGCAGGGCTGTTGATTCGATGAGAGATTCACTTGCCGCAGCTGCACGCAAGTTCTGCACAGCATTGGCCACAGGAACTCCGGTAATGGTCAGGTTCCATGGAGACGGAGACGGTGCAAGCGGCGCAGTGGCGATTTACAGGGCCGTTGAGCAGGTTGCAAGCAGCAATGGCATGGGGAATGCCTGGAAATCTTGCATATTCTGGAGGATAAACAAGGGGATTGCCTATACATCTTCAGATTTGCATTCGGACATGCTGATTTTCGATGCATACGACTGCACGGAAAAGCCGCTTGTGATGATAATTGACTTTGGCACTTCTGAAGAAAGCAAGGACGCAATTGTCAGTGCGCAGGGAAAGGTAGATCTTGTATGGATAGACCACCATCCGATCTATGACGGGTTTCCCGCAGATCTCATAGGAAATTATGTCAATCCCTGGGCATACGGATTTGATTCTAACACAACGGCAGGATTTCTGGCATGCGAAATGGCCGAGACGATTTCTGGCATAGACGCAGCCCTGCTCAAAGGGGCCTCGCTTTCAAGCGACCACAGCGCATACGCTGACAGCTCAAAAGAGTTTGTGGATGCAGGGATTGTGATCGACGCCATAACGCTTAATGAGACGCACGGCTATGAGAGGTCCAACGTAACTCCAAAGTACATAGATTCCATACTCAATTCAAGGCAAAGGTTTGAGGAAGTGCTTCACAGCGCAAGCGGGCAGCTCGACGAGGCAATCGGCATTGCGATGAAAAAGCTGAAGCGCTATGCAGGCACCGGAGGCCTTGAGATCTTTGCATTCAACTATGAGCATGTCGCAAAGCTCGAATTCGAGTATCTCAAACCAGGCAAGTTCGGCACCAAGCTCTACGACAGGATAGAATCCGAATACGGGCATAACACGCTGCTTGCTCTTTATTACAGAAATTACATTATACTAAGGGTCAGCAGGCTTGTTTCCAAGGAAGTTGGGCTGCTTAAGATAATAGGCGACCTTAGAGAGCTTACAGATTACGTGATAGACGGAGGCGGGCATAACGAAGCTGCCAGCATACGCGTATTGCAAGGCGAGGCAAGGCAGGTGCTGAACCTTCTTCTGGGCAGCCTTGGCTACAAGCCCGGATAG
- a CDS encoding Pyruvate dehydrogenase complex E2, whose product MNEIKFVDVGEGITEGHIQKWLVKDGDEVKEDQPVAQIETDKAVVNIPSPTSGKIKINAKENTDVKVGSTLAYVGNADELTKISGAAAENPPSPKEPAEAAPVAKSVAPSAAESGAAREILAAPSVRRLAEQLKVDLSAVTGTGPHGRILENDVRAVVSAAQPKAPYKKFSETLEEKHRDMIERVQLSQTRKAISRNMEASWTIPRASHMDLIDATSLYGIVSKEAQRVTKEFGIKLSFLPFIIKATIEALKEYPNFNASYDHETSEVLVKRYYNIGLAAEAADGLKVIVLKDADKKSIVEIAKETDALHKKILDNTISVEEMQDSTFTITNVGSLGGGFLSVPMINYPDVAILAVHLIRDMPVVKDGAVAVGKVLPFTITFDHRVVDGADAVKFGNALKGYLEDPEFLDMI is encoded by the coding sequence ATGAATGAGATAAAATTTGTTGATGTCGGAGAAGGCATTACAGAGGGGCACATACAGAAGTGGCTGGTCAAGGACGGGGATGAAGTCAAGGAAGACCAGCCCGTTGCGCAGATAGAGACCGACAAGGCTGTTGTTAACATTCCTTCTCCAACCTCCGGGAAGATAAAGATAAACGCCAAGGAAAACACCGACGTGAAGGTGGGCAGCACGCTGGCTTATGTGGGAAACGCCGATGAGCTGACGAAGATTTCTGGCGCTGCTGCTGAAAATCCGCCTTCGCCAAAAGAGCCTGCAGAGGCGGCGCCAGTTGCAAAGTCTGTTGCTCCGTCCGCTGCAGAAAGCGGCGCTGCAAGGGAGATACTCGCGGCGCCCTCGGTGAGAAGGCTGGCTGAGCAGCTCAAGGTCGACCTATCAGCAGTGACCGGTACGGGGCCCCACGGAAGGATACTTGAAAATGATGTAAGGGCCGTGGTTTCTGCAGCGCAGCCAAAGGCTCCGTACAAAAAATTTTCCGAAACGCTTGAAGAAAAGCACAGGGACATGATAGAGCGGGTCCAGCTGTCGCAGACCAGGAAGGCCATATCCAGGAACATGGAAGCGTCTTGGACCATACCGCGGGCTTCGCACATGGACCTTATAGATGCTACAAGCCTTTACGGCATTGTGTCTAAGGAGGCGCAGAGGGTAACGAAGGAGTTTGGCATCAAGCTTTCCTTCCTTCCGTTCATAATAAAGGCGACCATAGAGGCATTGAAGGAATATCCCAACTTTAACGCGAGCTATGACCACGAGACTTCCGAGGTCCTTGTAAAAAGGTACTACAACATAGGCCTCGCCGCGGAGGCCGCGGACGGGCTGAAGGTCATAGTGCTCAAGGACGCCGACAAGAAAAGCATTGTAGAAATAGCGAAGGAAACGGACGCGCTGCACAAGAAGATTCTTGACAATACGATAAGCGTCGAGGAGATGCAGGACAGCACCTTTACCATAACAAACGTTGGCAGCCTTGGCGGAGGATTTCTGTCCGTGCCTATGATAAACTACCCTGATGTTGCAATACTGGCTGTGCATCTGATAAGGGATATGCCAGTGGTAAAGGACGGCGCAGTTGCTGTCGGCAAGGTGTTGCCGTTTACCATAACTTTCGACCACAGGGTGGTTGACGGTGCAGATGCCGTGAAGTTCGGCAACGCCCTGAAGGGCTATTTGGAGGATCCGGAGTTCCTTGACATGATTTAG